In Hyla sarda isolate aHylSar1 chromosome 9, aHylSar1.hap1, whole genome shotgun sequence, the following proteins share a genomic window:
- the TIMM17B gene encoding mitochondrial import inner membrane translocase subunit Tim17-B isoform X1, with translation MEEYVREPCPWRIVDDCGGAFTMGIIGGGVFQSIKGFRNAPVGMKHRLRGSVNAVKIRAPQIGGSFAVWGGLFSTIDCGLVRLRGKEDPWNSITSGALTGAVLASRSGPLAMVGSALMGGILLALIEGVGILLTRYTAQQFQNPNPFGEEPSGVPH, from the exons ATGGAGGAATATGTGCGGGAACCATG TCCCTGGAGGATCGTCGATGACTGCGGAGGAGCGTTCACTATGGGAATCATCGGGGGCGGGGTATTTCAGTCAATAAAAGGGTTCAGGAATGCTCCGGTG GGAATGAAACACAGACTACGGGGCAGTGTGAACGCAGTCAAAATCCGGGCCCCGCAGATTGGAG GTAGCTTTGCTGTGTGGGGGGGCTTGTTCTCCACCATTGACTGCGGTCTAGTGAGGCTTCGTGGGAAGGAGGACCCCTGGAATTCCATCACCAGCGGCGCTCTGACCGGGGCTGTGCTGGCATCTCGCA GTGGGCCTCTGGCCATGGTGGGCTCAGCACTGATGGGCGGGATATTATTGGCTCTCATAGAAGGGGTCGGAATCCTCCTGACTCGCTACACAGCGCAACAGtttcaaaacc
- the TIMM17B gene encoding mitochondrial import inner membrane translocase subunit Tim17-B isoform X2, producing MGIIGGGVFQSIKGFRNAPVGMKHRLRGSVNAVKIRAPQIGGSFAVWGGLFSTIDCGLVRLRGKEDPWNSITSGALTGAVLASRSGPLAMVGSALMGGILLALIEGVGILLTRYTAQQFQNPNPFGEEPSGVPH from the exons ATGGGAATCATCGGGGGCGGGGTATTTCAGTCAATAAAAGGGTTCAGGAATGCTCCGGTG GGAATGAAACACAGACTACGGGGCAGTGTGAACGCAGTCAAAATCCGGGCCCCGCAGATTGGAG GTAGCTTTGCTGTGTGGGGGGGCTTGTTCTCCACCATTGACTGCGGTCTAGTGAGGCTTCGTGGGAAGGAGGACCCCTGGAATTCCATCACCAGCGGCGCTCTGACCGGGGCTGTGCTGGCATCTCGCA GTGGGCCTCTGGCCATGGTGGGCTCAGCACTGATGGGCGGGATATTATTGGCTCTCATAGAAGGGGTCGGAATCCTCCTGACTCGCTACACAGCGCAACAGtttcaaaacc
- the NDUFB11 gene encoding NADH dehydrogenase [ubiquinone] 1 beta subcomplex subunit 11, mitochondrial — translation MAMPLCLRALRLSGATRLLRAAPVYRLHTGPRAEATTPTTVSHGSPSKHEHDDHDEINVYDKNPDWHGFSDDPVQDVRNMRVVFFFGVSVCLVLGTVFIYYSPERGMRDWARREAERQIKKREAQGLPLIELNYYDPDTVVLPPEDK, via the exons ATGGCGATGCCCTTGTGTCTGCGGGCGCTGAGGCTGTCCGGGGCGACGAGGCTCCTGAGGGCAGCCCCGGTGTACAGACTCCACACCGGACCCCGAGCTGAGGCCACGACCCCGACTACTGTCAGCCATGGCTCCCCGTCCAAACACGAACATGACGACCATGATGAGATCAATGTGTACGACAAG AACCCAGATTGGCACGGATTCAGCGATGACCCGGTCCAAGACGTGCGCAACATGCGGGTGGTCTTCTTCTTCGGCGTCTCCGTCTGTCTCGTGCTGGGAACCGTATTTATCTACTATTCTCCAGAGAGGGG GATGAGGGACTGGGCGCGCCGAGAGGCCGAGCGGCAGATAAAGAAGAGAGAAGCGCAGGGTTTGCCCCTCATTGAACTGAACTACTACGACCCCGACACTGTGGTGCTGCCCCCCGAAGAcaaatag
- the PQBP1 gene encoding polyglutamine-binding protein 1 isoform X1 — translation MPLPLALQARLAKRGILKHVEAEPAEEVIAEDYDDDNVDYEATRIENLPPNWYKVYDPICGLPYYWNVETDMVSWLSPHDPSAVLTKCISKQKDIEERPEKPERPEREEIKERRHIRREEVAPYPKSKKGRKEEEIDPMDPSAYSDAPRGTWSTGLPKRNEAKTGADTTAAGPLFQQRPYPSPGAVLRANAEASRAKPLE, via the exons ATGCCGCTCCCATTGGCCCTTCAAGCTCGATTGGCGAAAAGAGGGATCCTGAAGCACGTAGAAGCAG AGCCGGCAGAAGAGGTCATTGCTGAGGACTACGATGATGACAATGTGGACTATGAGGCCACACGGATAGAGAATCTCCCTCCAAACTGGTACAAGGTGTATGACCCCATATG TGGTCTCCCGTATTACTGGAATGTGGAGACTGATATGGTGTCCTGGTTGTCCCCACATGACCCCAGCGCTGTCCTCACCAAATGTATATCTAAACAGAAAG atatagaagagcggccagaaaAACCAGAGCGGCCGGAAAGAGAGGAGATAAAGGAGAGGAGACATATTAGAAGGGAAGAAGTGGCTCCATATCCCAAATCCAAGAAAG GGCGGAAGGAAGAAGAGATCGATCCTATGGATCCCAGTGCTTATTCTGATGCTCCAAG GGGTACCTGGTCCACTGGACTTCCCAAAAGAAATGAGGCCAAAACAGGAGCGGAcaccacagcagcgggacccttgtTCCAGCAGAGACCGTATCCCAGTCCGGGGGCCGTGCTGAGGGCCAATGCTGAAGCCTCTCGGGCTAAACCCCTGGAATAA
- the PQBP1 gene encoding polyglutamine-binding protein 1 isoform X2, translating into MPLPLALQARLAKRGILKHVEAEPAEEVIAEDYDDDNVDYEATRIENLPPNWYKVYDPICGLPYYWNVETDMVSWLSPHDPSAVLTKCISKQKDIEERPEKPERPEREEIKERRHIRREEVAPYPKSKKGRKEEEIDPMDPSAYSDAPRYRIDYTYNAHKVIIVLYSRAALTILLVRSLCTYITLLILY; encoded by the exons ATGCCGCTCCCATTGGCCCTTCAAGCTCGATTGGCGAAAAGAGGGATCCTGAAGCACGTAGAAGCAG AGCCGGCAGAAGAGGTCATTGCTGAGGACTACGATGATGACAATGTGGACTATGAGGCCACACGGATAGAGAATCTCCCTCCAAACTGGTACAAGGTGTATGACCCCATATG TGGTCTCCCGTATTACTGGAATGTGGAGACTGATATGGTGTCCTGGTTGTCCCCACATGACCCCAGCGCTGTCCTCACCAAATGTATATCTAAACAGAAAG atatagaagagcggccagaaaAACCAGAGCGGCCGGAAAGAGAGGAGATAAAGGAGAGGAGACATATTAGAAGGGAAGAAGTGGCTCCATATCCCAAATCCAAGAAAG GGCGGAAGGAAGAAGAGATCGATCCTATGGATCCCAGTGCTTATTCTGATGCTCCAAGGTATCGTATAGATTACACATATAATGCACACAAAGTCAtcattgtattatactccagagctgcactcactattctgctggtgag gtcactgtgtacatacattacattacttatcctgtactga
- the LZTFL1 gene encoding leucine zipper transcription factor-like protein 1 has product MKMAELSEHHRAEVLSYMRFAQNKRLLRLKSVASCFQDVRESRLVEDTYTAEEVAELLGGLQAVVQSELELELINSAHTNVLLLQQLFSQAQHWHLRLHTDISELENRQLLEQVAELEKSQEPGPSAKGPQTNKPRLAPLSDGGSSSDLLHGQIARLQEENDKLRARLRTLETQVTTALDDKRSAEQTLREVKSQLQARQTSQASHEATHLEDTVTSLKMEFQKTLGDHTASHKNLEENLTKTKHELLRVNEQLAMAEKELEKKFQETGAYRNMKDILTKKNEQIKDLRRRLVKYEPED; this is encoded by the coding sequence ATGAAGATGGCGGAGCTGAGCGAGCATCACCGCGCGGAGGTCCTCAGTTATATGAGATTCGCCCAGAACAAGCGGCTGCTCCGGCTGAAGAGCGTGGCCTCCTGCTTCCAGGACGTGCGGGAGAGCCGGCTGGTGGAGGACACGTACACGGCGGAGGAGGTGGCGGAGCTGCTGGGCGGCCTGCAGGCGGTGGTGCAGAGTGAGCTGGAGCTCGAGCTCATTAACTCTGCCCACACCAATGTCCTGCTGCTGCAGCAGCTCTTCTCCCAGGCCCAGCACTGGCACCTCCGGCTGCACACCGACATCTCCGAGCTGGAGAACCGACAACTCCTGGAGCAGGTGGCCGAGCTGGAGAAGAGCCAGGAGCCGGGGCCCTCAGCCAAGGGCCCCCAGACCAACAAGCCCAGGCTGGCCCCGCTGAGTGACGGCGGCTCCTCCTCCGACCTCCTCCACGGTCAGATCGCCCGACTCCAGGAGGAGAACGACAAGTTACGAGCCCGGCTGCGAACCCTGGAGACCCAGGTGACCACCGCCCTGGACGACAAACGCAGCGCCGAGCAGACCCTGAGGGAGGTGAAGAGCCAGCTCCAGGCCCGACAGACCTCCCAGGCCTCCCACGAGGCCACACACCTGGAGGACACCGTCACCAGCCTCAAGATGGAGTtccagaagaccctgggagaccaCACGGCCAGCCACAAGAACCTGGAGGAGAACCTGACCAAGACCAAGCACGAGCTCCTGCGGGTCAACGAGCAGCTGGCCATGGCCGAGAAGGAGCTGGAAAAGAAATTCCAGGAGACCGGTGCCTACCGCAACATGAAGGACATCCTGACCAAGAAGAACGAGCAGATAAAGGACCTGCGCAGGAGACTGGTGAAGTACGAGCCAGAGGATTGA